The genomic segment CCCGCTCCTGCAGCCTTATGTCCCACCAGTCCCCCAGCCTGTGCTGCTCTGTTTTAGGACGGGACCAAGGAAGGAGGCTGCAGGGCCTGGCCCATAGCTGGAGGAGTgcaggggtgtgggcaggagAAGACGGAGCTTTCAGGAAAGAAATaacaggagcagagagaagaccATGAGAGCCCAGGAGAGTTCCCAGGATGGGGCAGGGCTAGTGAAGAGATGGGCCACGGCCACATTGGGGTTGCCCTGAGAAGGCTCAAACCACTTCTGCAGACACCGCCCGCTGTTCCTATGCTCAGGGCTGGCCTTGAAGGAGTTGCTCCAAATCTTCTCACACAAGTCAGCCGGGGTGGGGAAGTAATGGGGGAAAGGACGGCAGGGGGCCCTTGCTGGACAGCGGCTCTTCCCTGTGGGGGATTAAGGCACAGAAAACGTACCTCTCACTCCTCCCATCCTCACATCCCCATCCTTTGACTTGGGGGAGCATGGAAGGCTGGCACCTTCCCCCAGGTGGAGACCCCCAAGTCCTGCTTCCCCCATGGGCTCTGTCAAGCACCACTCACCCCGACTCCAGTCCCAGCCGCTGTGCCAGTTGGATCTGCAAGTGTAGGATGTGCGGCAGTCCGCCCACCACTGCTCACAGTCCTCCCGGCATAGTGGTGCAGCCAAAACTCGCTCTCCCTGGCCCCTTGGGGCCACCTGGGTCCATGCGTAGCCAGAGACAAGAAACAGTCAAAATATGAAGACTGTCAGTAGCTACAATGGTACTATTGTGCCAGGTACTACTGGACATATTCTCTTATGAAGTTTCTAAGGATTATTTTACCAATGAGAACAATGAGGCTAAGCGATTATAGTTTGTCCCAGGCTCCACAGCTTCTGTTCCTGCATACAGAAGACGGGATTCAAAtagttcctcctcctcctgttctcATCTGACCAGTCTACTGCCAGGGCCATTCTCCAGAGGCAGCTtcctctccatccctttccccaaCAGCTGCCCCTGACTCTGCTCAGGTCCCTAGGGGGCAGCAGTTCCTGTTCCTGCTCATATCCTGGGTCTTAGGTTCTTAGTAACAGGGCGTGGCACAGTtgtgcctcctgtgtgcccagcTCAGTCTTCCTACCTTCTGGATCCAAGGCCCCAGGTTTGGGGAGCACTCATAGAAGCAGATGGCCTGGATGAAGTGCTTCTGACAGTCAGGCATCATCAATCCACAGTGAACGAGGCTGAAGTTGTAGAGCAGGGACACATCCAGGTGGGCTTCCCAGCTTGTTTTAGCTGTGCAGCAGGCATTGTCCTTCCAGGGGATGCACTGAAAGtggaggaagaaacaaaaggtattgggggtgggggtgggggtaagagGAAGGGGTTGGTGAGTATCTAGGGTAGAAAGGAAAACATGTCCTCTACAGGCAGACCTGGGCAAGTGCAATGCCTTTAGGCCAGCACCCCCTGGATAGAAGGAATGCTAACAGTTTGTCAGTATTCACACCCGAGGGCACCTGCACTCTGACCTCCCTGCCCCTGGTTGCCATAGTCCCTTAGACACATGACTTCTAGGCTCTCAGCTTCTGAGGGGCAGCAGGGGAACCCCACGAGACCCAGGGGAATGAGGGGTTGCACTGAGTGGGAGGGCACTATAGGGTAGAAGGGCTCAGTGAGTGCCAGGTAGATGCcagctctgctcctcctcccGTGTCCCTGTCAGTTGCCTTCAGAAGTATGAGAAGGAGTCACTTAAATCCTGTGTTTCCACAGGGCCTATTGGTCGGAAGGCTAGAGGAAGAGGACTGTGTTTGTTTGAATCTATGCTGAACCAATGCTGGACCTCTGGGATCACCACATGCCCTTACTCCCCAAGTGGCAGGGCAGTTCAGACACAGGAACTTGGAATCACTCAGCAATTATGGTCTCAAAAGTTCATGATGTCCCTCCGGGCAGCTTTGCCCAGATTCCAACCTAAGGAACCAAATGAGTCAGGGTTGATGAGGGTTCAGAAATCATCCTGGCATTTGTGACCCTTCCCTGACCTGCCAAAGCAGCCTGCCTTCCAGCCCGGACCTGGTCTGGCCTCTTTACCTCCTCGTAGAGCTGGTCTTCTGGGCTGGGCTCTTGCTTGTGGTGCTTGGCCTTCATGCAGACGTTGAGCAGCTTGTCCTCAGCCCAGACGGGTGTGACTATCCACAGCCCTACCAAGAGCTGCCACCACCAGTCCATGGCCGACTGCAGAGAAGAGACCCACCTGCTCATGTGATAGAGAGGACACCCTGCTCCGTTCTCTCCACTGTCCCAGGGACTGAGTATGAGCTTCAAGACTCTCTCAAGTGGCCACGATGCTCTGGATGCTCCTTGGACCTCTGCCTGACGCAGCATCATAAAATGTCAGGGCAGGTGAGTAAACCTTAGAGGTCTGACACCCAACCCCAACAGATGCAGAAATGGAAGCTCAGAGCGGGAAGAAACCAGCCCCACGGTGCAGGAACTGGCTGTGGACCCATCACAGTGAAACTGGAAACCCCTGGCCTAGCCTGACTTTACAACCTCAAATATCTGTGGTGGAGACTCTAGCCCCACCTTCTGGGCCCAAACctaaggcttctctctctcttaagcACACGTTTCAAGCAGAGTATTTGTAAAGAACCAGGTATGTCAGGTAGAAAGAGGAAAGGTGCTACCCCTTCTAGTGTTTTTTTCATACTTACCTTCAAAGCAGGACccgctccctcccacctccagatTTTGTGAGGCTGAGGAGACTTCTACGCCCATTTATTACCCACTCCAGCTCCTCCTGGGTCCAGGTGCTGATGCAGGACCCCAGGTGTCTCCAGTTAAACAGCATCCATCGCAGCCCAGTGTAGGGCCCTCCTGTGGCTGGAGCCTGAGAGTTTTGGAGAAAGGTTTTTATTTCTCAGAGAAACATAGACCTCACAATGGGTGAGCTCTTTAGTCAACTGCTGAGCTCCACCCTCAGCTCTGCTACTTGTTTCCTGGATGCCTTTGAGGAAAGGACTTAAACTCTCTATGGTTAGTTTCCATGTCTATAAAGGGGGCTGTTATAATGGAAATGTtggggaaaggaaatgaaagggtaAGTTCATGAAAATGACTTGGCATCATGCCCGGCACAGAGTAAGTCTTAATGATTTCCATTCCTACCCGCTTTTCCTCTgaagcctttttctttcttagctTTGTTCCACAGCTCTACCTACCCCTTCCTCAGCACAGTTACCTGTGATGGGCCCCCTGGGTTGTAACAATGACAGTGAACCTCTCTCAGCCCCCAGGAGCTAAGGTTCCTGCTGGAGAGCAGACCCAGCAGCACAAAGATGCAGAGATAAAGTGGGGATTTGGGGACCCATgaacttaaatgtatgaaaaaagccaaaacaaacaaaactaaaaagtcCCTCCACAGTCCATGTAATGGCCTCCCTTAGTTAGCGTGCAGGGGCCACTGTCctgtcaaataattttttattcaacGTTGTTTTGTTGTAACGTTGATGAGATGCTGCAGGAATTTAACTCCGGTTTATATCATTTCGCCTATGATAAAATTGGCTTCATTAGATGTTGTTTTGCTTAAGTGTCAGTTTCCAAGGGCCTATCCATGACGTTGTTGTATATGGTGTggctcagtcctacaaccacCCCTAAAGTGAATGCCGCCGCCCGCCTTTTAAACTGTGGGAAAATTGAAGCTCAGCTGAGGAGTGGCGAGCTAGAATCCGAGCTTGGGTAAATGTGACTCTGTCTGCTGCATAAGACCCAGGTGAAGGGGGAGCTCCAGGACAGAAAGGGTGGATGCTGTCTGGGTCTCAAGTGatgtcttttctttatttattttagatcaAACGCCATAATCAGATCGTATGTTGGGAAGCATGTGTTGGCTTTCTTTGGGAACAGTGATGGTTATCAGCCCAGGCTCCCATGTCCTTGCCTTAAGTGGAGTCAGGGGTCCCCATTTCAGGGTCCGAGACCAGGAGGTAATGGCTTTCCTCCAGCAGGACTCTCTTCCCATGAGCATTCACGTGGCAGCGGAAGAGCAGCGTGCTCGCTCTGTTCCAGTCCTCACAAATACCCCCGTGGGGGTATAGTTGACTCTTGGACAACGTAGGGTGGTTATAGGAGATGACGCAACACCCCCAGTTGAAAACCCACATGTAACTTTGACTCCCCCCAAATGTAACTACATTCAGCCCTTCACATCCTCAGATTTAATCAACCATGGATGGAAAACAGTTTTTCCATGTGCGTTTGGGAATCTTCATTTGGGAATATGAAAATACACTTTCTGATCcgtggttggttgaatccatggaTACAAAACCCAGGACAGGCAGGGCTGATTGTACTTACTGAATAAAATCCGAGTATAAGTGGTCCTGGGCAATCCACACCTGTGCCATTTCAGGGGCAACTGTACTCAGGAAGCTGTAAGGCTTGACGAGGTAAGAGAGTTTGAGTTTAACGTCAGGTTTCAGATGACTGTGGATGTGGCAGGGACCAGACTCCAGAGAGAAGCATGGAGGTAATTACTGAAATGGAAAACAGGTGCTCTGGTAAATGTCCTTCAcatgtggtgggggaggaggaggagggatttGCTAACGCTCTCTAGGACAAGGCTGTAGGAAATGAACTAAAATTGCAGCCAGTGCtggtgctggggaggaagggagtgggga from the Desmodus rotundus isolate HL8 chromosome 5, HLdesRot8A.1, whole genome shotgun sequence genome contains:
- the IZUMO1R gene encoding sperm-egg fusion protein Juno: MDWWWQLLVGLWIVTPVWAEDKLLNVCMKAKHHKQEPSPEDQLYEECIPWKDNACCTAKTSWEAHLDVSLLYNFSLVHCGLMMPDCQKHFIQAICFYECSPNLGPWIQKVGRLSWEVAPRGQGERVLAAPLCREDCEQWWADCRTSYTCRSNWHSGWDWSRGKSRCPARAPCRPFPHYFPTPADLCEKIWSNSFKASPEHRNSGRCLQKWFEPSQGNPNVAVAHLFTSPAPSWELSWALMVFSLLLLFLS